One window of Spirochaetota bacterium genomic DNA carries:
- a CDS encoding 2-oxoacid:acceptor oxidoreductase family protein — MENRIIISGFGGQGVLSAGMILCYGAMFAGKYPTFFPSYGAEQRGGTSNCTVIIDDYEVASPVTQSPNIVVCFNQPSVIKFESWVEKGGLLLYNSSLVNVPPTRSDIEIYHIDANSIAFDLGDTRFVNMVMLGALMSLTHIYKFEHLLEGIDRFFSEKGKSTIVKPNQNAATFGYNYFASLTK; from the coding sequence ATGGAGAACAGAATAATAATATCTGGATTTGGAGGACAGGGAGTCTTGTCAGCAGGTATGATACTATGTTATGGAGCAATGTTTGCCGGCAAGTATCCTACATTCTTTCCATCTTACGGAGCAGAGCAAAGAGGAGGAACATCAAATTGCACAGTTATAATAGACGACTATGAGGTAGCGTCTCCCGTTACTCAATCTCCTAATATCGTTGTATGCTTCAACCAACCATCAGTAATAAAGTTTGAATCGTGGGTTGAGAAAGGCGGACTATTACTCTATAACTCATCACTCGTCAATGTCCCGCCAACGAGAAGTGATATAGAGATTTACCACATAGATGCAAATAGTATTGCGTTTGACCTAGGAGACACAAGGTTTGTCAATATGGTAATGTTAGGTGCGCTTATGAGTCTTACACACATCTACAAATTTGAACATTTATTAGAAGGAATTGACAGATTCTTCTCCGAAAAAGGTAAGAGCACGATAGTGAAACCTAACCAGAATGCCGCTACTTTTGGATACAACTACTTTGCATCGCTTACAAAATGA
- a CDS encoding DUF1460 domain-containing protein, which produces MAREFAWRILEVSNKVVILSILLLLFSLSRGFAEQIGDRIVYYAKKFIGTPYDPDPLGAYVRERKIVFDSEVDCMYLTFRSVELAFADGDEKIALDIALDRRFKTRGFISNGVVLNYNDRFEYGEDMFLSGKWGKIITNYQTEKVFSERLGEYILFIPKTHYGKVKYLVPNGSIIFFVKDPKNRLKDEVVGHLGILEKTGKELYLIHASGSKNKGGKVVREKLGRYLSRSKNIGFVITHF; this is translated from the coding sequence GTGGCTAGAGAATTTGCTTGGAGAATACTAGAAGTTTCTAACAAGGTTGTTATCCTATCCATTCTCTTGCTCTTATTTAGTCTTTCTAGAGGATTTGCCGAACAGATAGGTGATAGGATAGTTTATTATGCGAAAAAGTTTATAGGAACTCCTTACGACCCAGATCCATTAGGAGCTTATGTAAGAGAAAGGAAGATTGTCTTTGACAGCGAAGTTGATTGTATGTATTTAACATTCAGAAGTGTAGAACTTGCGTTTGCTGATGGTGATGAAAAAATTGCTTTAGATATTGCTTTGGATAGAAGGTTTAAAACAAGAGGTTTTATTTCCAATGGAGTTGTGTTGAACTACAACGATAGATTTGAATATGGTGAGGATATGTTCTTGAGTGGTAAGTGGGGCAAGATTATCACAAACTACCAAACTGAAAAGGTTTTTTCTGAAAGATTGGGAGAATATATACTGTTTATTCCTAAAACACATTACGGTAAAGTAAAATACCTAGTTCCAAATGGAAGTATAATATTCTTTGTAAAAGATCCTAAAAATAGGCTGAAGGATGAAGTGGTAGGACACCTTGGAATTCTTGAAAAGACAGGTAAAGAATTGTATCTCATACACGCTAGTGGAAGTAAGAACAAAGGTGGAAAAGTTGTGAGGGAGAAATTAGGTAGATATCTTAGTAGGTCAAAAAACATAGGTTTTGTTATAACACACTTTTGA
- a CDS encoding MBL fold metallo-hydrolase, with protein sequence MKIQIFILGATQTNSYLVWQNNSGIVIDPGEHPDLILEFITKNNINLEYVINTHGHFDHIIGNNFLISKTGAKLVVNREDTSMLLDPFYNLSAYMDKPFYSFKPDVEVKDGDKIDSSYKEFSFIHTPGHTPGSTCIYLPDDNIVFVGDTIFKFSYGRTDLPGGNERDLRNSIKRLLSILKDDDLCLPGHGESFRFGEVRKWLENLLGEY encoded by the coding sequence ATGAAAATACAGATATTCATCCTAGGGGCAACTCAAACAAATTCCTACTTGGTTTGGCAAAACAATAGCGGAATAGTGATAGATCCTGGAGAACATCCAGACTTGATTTTAGAGTTTATAACTAAAAACAATATAAATCTAGAATATGTTATCAATACTCATGGACATTTTGACCACATAATAGGGAATAATTTTCTTATCTCTAAAACAGGTGCCAAACTAGTAGTAAATAGGGAAGATACTAGTATGCTCCTAGATCCATTTTACAATCTATCCGCTTATATGGACAAGCCTTTCTATTCCTTCAAGCCTGATGTGGAAGTAAAAGATGGTGATAAAATTGACTCATCATATAAGGAGTTTTCGTTCATACATACACCAGGACATACTCCAGGTTCTACCTGTATATATCTTCCTGATGACAACATAGTGTTTGTGGGTGATACGATCTTTAAATTTTCGTATGGTAGAACAGACCTTCCTGGGGGTAATGAGAGGGATTTAAGAAACTCAATTAAAAGACTTTTATCAATTCTAAAAGATGATGACTTATGCCTTCCTGGACATGGAGAAAGCTTCAGGTTTGGAGAGGTTAGAAAGTGGCTAGAGAATTTGCTTGGAGAATACTAG
- a CDS encoding phosphoglycerate kinase, translated as MNKKTVKDIDLSGKKVFVREDFNVPLDANGNITDYTRVDAALPTIKYLLEKQCAIVLASHLGRPKGRDPKSSLIAVQKALSERLGISVKFASDCINDDAKNEIKNLKPGEVLLLENVRFYKEEEANDENFARNWAELVDVYVCDAFGSVHRAHASVEALPRLMKQMGKPAVAGFLVEKELEYLGKSLNEPKRPFVAILGGSKVSTKIDVINSLLNKVDKLLIGGGMMFTFYKAMGIEIGKSLLEQDYISVAFDILQKSKEKNISIVLPEDVVVTDSIDNPTKIKTVGRNEIPSDMIGVDIGPATIKLFGDELKNAKTIFWNGPLGVFEKDEFAKGTVEIAKLLANLKDAIKVIGGGDSAAAVAKAGVESKMTHISTGGGASLEFVEGKPLPGVVVLDDK; from the coding sequence ATGAATAAGAAAACTGTAAAAGATATAGATTTGTCTGGTAAGAAAGTATTTGTTAGGGAGGACTTCAATGTCCCCCTTGATGCAAATGGAAACATAACTGACTATACAAGGGTAGATGCTGCGCTTCCTACAATAAAGTATCTACTAGAAAAGCAATGTGCCATCGTTCTTGCTTCACATCTAGGAAGACCTAAGGGAAGAGACCCAAAGAGTAGCCTGATAGCAGTCCAGAAAGCATTATCTGAAAGGCTAGGTATAAGTGTTAAGTTTGCTTCTGACTGCATTAATGATGACGCTAAAAACGAGATAAAAAACCTCAAACCTGGGGAAGTTTTACTTCTTGAGAATGTTAGGTTTTACAAAGAGGAAGAAGCTAACGATGAAAACTTTGCTAGAAACTGGGCTGAACTCGTGGATGTATATGTGTGTGATGCATTCGGTAGTGTTCATAGGGCACATGCTTCAGTAGAAGCATTACCGAGACTTATGAAACAGATGGGTAAGCCAGCAGTTGCAGGATTTCTTGTTGAGAAGGAACTTGAATATCTAGGTAAGTCTCTTAATGAACCAAAAAGACCGTTTGTTGCTATACTTGGAGGGTCTAAGGTATCAACTAAGATTGATGTTATAAACTCACTACTAAATAAGGTTGATAAACTATTAATCGGTGGTGGTATGATGTTTACATTCTACAAAGCAATGGGCATAGAGATAGGTAAGTCTCTACTTGAGCAGGACTATATATCAGTTGCATTTGATATACTACAAAAATCAAAAGAAAAGAATATATCAATAGTATTACCTGAAGATGTTGTTGTTACAGATAGTATTGATAATCCAACAAAGATAAAAACTGTTGGTAGAAACGAAATACCATCAGACATGATAGGAGTAGACATTGGTCCAGCGACAATAAAGTTATTTGGCGATGAACTCAAGAATGCGAAAACTATATTCTGGAATGGACCTTTGGGTGTTTTTGAAAAAGATGAATTCGCTAAGGGAACTGTTGAAATTGCCAAACTCCTAGCAAACCTCAAAGATGCAATAAAAGTTATAGGTGGTGGTGACTCTGCTGCCGCTGTTGCCAAGGCTGGTGTTGAGAGTAAGATGACACATATATCAACTGGTGGTGGCGCATCGCTTGAATTTGTTGAAGGTAAACCTCTTCCTGGTGTTGTAGTTTTGGATGATAAGTAA
- the gap gene encoding type I glyceraldehyde-3-phosphate dehydrogenase — translation MAVNVAINGFGRIGRLAFKAIVEQGLLGKDINVVAVVDIVNEADYFIYQLKYDSVHGRWNYKLGAEKSSPSAEYNDVLIVDGHKIKCLLAPKEGLSKLPWGEMGVEYVIESTGLFTDEEKAKGHIDAGAKKVIITAPAKGSNVKTFVMGVNHEEYDSSKHHIVSNASCTTNCLAPIVHVLIKEGIGIETGLMTTIHAYTATQKTVDGPSKKDWRGGRAAAVNTIPSTTGAAKAVGEVIPAVKGKLTGMSFRIPVADVSVVDLTFRSERDTSIEEIDSIMKKASETYLKGILGYTDEEVVSSDFIHDERSSIYDSLATLQNNLKGEKRFFKIISWYDNEWGYSNRVVDLLKHMISKDKK, via the coding sequence ATGGCTGTCAATGTTGCTATAAACGGTTTTGGAAGAATAGGGAGGTTGGCTTTCAAGGCCATAGTTGAACAGGGACTTCTGGGTAAGGATATTAATGTAGTTGCTGTTGTTGATATAGTTAATGAAGCGGATTACTTCATATACCAACTCAAGTATGACTCAGTCCATGGTAGATGGAACTATAAACTTGGTGCTGAGAAAAGCTCTCCATCTGCTGAATACAATGATGTCTTGATAGTTGATGGGCACAAGATAAAGTGCTTGCTTGCTCCGAAGGAGGGTCTAAGCAAATTACCTTGGGGCGAGATGGGTGTTGAGTATGTTATAGAATCAACTGGTCTCTTTACTGATGAAGAAAAAGCGAAAGGACACATTGACGCTGGTGCCAAAAAAGTTATAATAACTGCTCCTGCAAAAGGTTCTAATGTTAAGACTTTTGTTATGGGCGTTAACCACGAAGAGTATGACTCTTCAAAACATCATATTGTTTCAAACGCATCATGCACTACGAACTGTCTTGCTCCTATAGTCCATGTCCTCATTAAGGAAGGTATAGGTATAGAGACGGGTCTTATGACGACTATACATGCATATACTGCAACTCAGAAAACCGTTGATGGTCCTTCGAAGAAGGACTGGAGGGGTGGTAGAGCGGCAGCAGTAAATACTATACCTTCAACAACTGGTGCAGCAAAAGCAGTTGGAGAGGTAATACCAGCAGTTAAAGGTAAACTCACAGGTATGTCTTTCAGAATACCTGTTGCTGACGTCTCAGTTGTTGATTTAACTTTCAGAAGTGAGAGAGATACCTCAATTGAAGAGATAGATAGTATTATGAAGAAGGCATCTGAAACTTACCTTAAAGGAATCCTTGGATATACCGACGAGGAAGTCGTATCGTCGGACTTTATTCATGACGAAAGATCCTCTATCTATGACTCACTAGCAACGCTTCAAAACAACCTAAAGGGCGAGAAGAGATTTTTCAAGATCATATCTTGGTATGACAATGAGTGGGGATATTCAAATAGAGTTGTTGACCTACTCAAACATATGATCTCCAAGGATAAGAAGTAG
- a CDS encoding V-type ATPase subunit produces the protein MSYSTTMALLMYHIRSELYKTTDTSIIDILAGSSVSSSYTTSDLITQALSRFEKGKINFDELKRYILNIPIKFAKKVIELTRDPDMKELIEAYMLYYEFYNLNTLLRAKLSGHTEKDLFLFNYSTTTTIEELMNAERIEDIKNHYIKTLLHHKLKNRNLYDAIKTVSISTINELLFLSSVEYYQNLISKKVKFGYNYERIVKIKSFYDILMMLAKMKFISGIDVEKYIQNLYFLEDKQNVLAEIFLSTKESFIKKCIDTGILPPNFILTDIDDIDKFKNILLKNKCKDIIIGTPMDPATVIAIIVMREIDMKNYFAIIGGFESGFKLEEIRQDLVL, from the coding sequence ATGAGCTACTCAACAACAATGGCACTCCTTATGTATCACATAAGGAGTGAGTTATACAAAACTACCGATACATCAATAATAGACATACTAGCAGGTAGTTCAGTAAGTAGTAGTTATACTACTAGCGACCTGATAACTCAAGCACTCTCAAGGTTTGAAAAGGGAAAAATCAATTTTGACGAACTCAAAAGATATATTCTAAACATTCCTATAAAATTTGCTAAAAAAGTCATTGAACTCACGAGAGACCCCGATATGAAAGAACTAATTGAAGCATACATGTTATACTACGAATTCTACAACTTGAACACTCTCTTGAGAGCAAAGTTAAGCGGACACACAGAGAAAGATTTGTTCCTATTCAACTACTCAACCACCACCACTATTGAGGAACTTATGAATGCAGAAAGGATTGAAGATATAAAAAATCACTACATCAAAACTCTACTTCATCATAAATTAAAAAACCGTAACCTATACGACGCCATCAAGACTGTTTCTATATCAACTATCAATGAACTACTATTCCTCTCAAGTGTTGAGTATTATCAAAACCTCATCTCAAAGAAAGTCAAATTCGGATATAACTACGAAAGAATAGTAAAGATAAAGTCTTTCTACGACATACTTATGATGCTTGCGAAAATGAAGTTCATATCTGGGATTGACGTTGAAAAGTATATCCAAAACCTATACTTTCTTGAGGATAAACAAAACGTATTAGCGGAAATTTTCCTTTCAACCAAAGAGAGTTTCATAAAAAAGTGTATTGATACTGGAATATTACCACCTAATTTCATACTAACTGACATTGATGATATTGATAAATTCAAAAACATTCTTCTCAAGAACAAGTGTAAAGATATTATAATAGGCACACCTATGGACCCCGCGACTGTGATAGCAATCATAGTAATGAGAGAGATTGATATGAAAAACTACTTTGCGATAATAGGCGGATTTGAAAGCGGGTTCAAACTGGAAGAAATAAGACAGGATCTAGTCTTGTAG
- a CDS encoding DNA methyltransferase → MKRIEKYILEDKQKGISDEKIGEKYNVSLKFIEKAIVKSKGLNISNFKDNISIKTLHPKEFREETTTVWSFKNRGNWATHNGRYRGNWSPYIPRNVILKYSEPGDIVLDCFCGSGTTLVEAKLLGRRAIGVDINQKATELARQNLSFKPHTNQLELINQKDHEYEPEIVVGDARNLSFIDDNSIDLICSHPPYANAIQYTVDNKNDLSTLDVDDFLKEIEKVAKENYRVLKTGKKCAILIGDIRRKKYVIPLGFKLIQIYLNTGFKLKELVIKRQHNCKTTPVWIQKSIQHNFLLLSHEYLAIFEKPNEPTKEASTKITENIVTEVYENNIHAEQLVSADINKQLEITTFWQFREKLEENKKVNLLKRYSDGKNYSETQVLYKRPKIIVKRNIAGKGNSLAIIKLDITSEITRQEFREIVNCLTSVLKQETDRLENKSIIAIDVKDQRIEGYIENIPIKVLNSLEELKIKEIIILDNSTDSYSNKDKCENLRITHRYVLVMEVLK, encoded by the coding sequence GTGAAACGCATAGAAAAATACATCCTTGAAGACAAACAGAAAGGTATTTCTGATGAAAAAATAGGTGAAAAGTATAATGTGTCATTAAAGTTTATTGAAAAAGCTATTGTGAAGTCCAAAGGGCTTAATATTAGCAACTTTAAGGATAACATTAGCATCAAAACTCTACATCCAAAAGAATTCCGAGAAGAAACTACCACTGTGTGGAGTTTCAAGAACAGAGGGAATTGGGCAACCCATAATGGAAGATATAGAGGTAATTGGTCTCCATACATACCTAGAAATGTGATACTCAAGTATTCAGAACCTGGTGATATCGTTTTAGATTGTTTTTGCGGTTCTGGAACTACATTAGTTGAAGCAAAACTTCTAGGCAGAAGAGCAATAGGTGTAGATATCAACCAAAAGGCAACTGAACTTGCGAGACAAAATTTGAGTTTTAAACCACATACAAATCAGTTAGAACTAATTAACCAAAAAGATCATGAATACGAGCCAGAAATTGTTGTAGGTGACGCAAGAAATCTTTCGTTCATTGATGATAATTCCATTGACCTTATATGTTCTCATCCTCCTTACGCAAACGCAATACAATATACTGTTGACAACAAAAATGATCTCTCAACACTTGATGTTGATGATTTTCTTAAGGAGATTGAGAAGGTTGCAAAGGAAAACTATAGAGTCCTTAAGACAGGTAAGAAGTGTGCAATACTTATAGGAGATATTCGCAGAAAAAAGTATGTAATACCTCTTGGTTTCAAACTAATACAAATATACCTAAACACTGGTTTCAAACTTAAGGAACTCGTTATAAAAAGGCAACATAACTGTAAAACAACACCCGTATGGATTCAAAAAAGTATTCAGCATAATTTCTTACTACTCTCACACGAATATCTAGCAATATTTGAAAAACCAAACGAACCTACGAAAGAAGCATCTACAAAGATAACAGAAAATATAGTTACAGAAGTTTACGAAAACAACATACATGCAGAACAACTGGTGTCAGCAGATATAAATAAACAACTTGAAATAACAACATTTTGGCAATTTAGGGAAAAGTTAGAAGAGAATAAAAAAGTAAATCTCTTGAAGAGATACTCTGATGGAAAGAACTATTCTGAGACTCAAGTGTTATACAAGAGACCTAAAATAATTGTAAAAAGAAATATTGCTGGTAAAGGCAATAGTCTGGCAATTATAAAACTTGACATAACCTCAGAAATAACCAGACAAGAATTCAGAGAAATTGTCAATTGTCTTACTTCTGTGTTAAAACAAGAAACGGATAGACTTGAAAACAAAAGCATCATAGCAATTGATGTAAAGGACCAAAGAATTGAAGGATACATTGAGAACATTCCCATAAAGGTTCTAAACAGCCTAGAAGAACTCAAAATAAAAGAGATCATAATACTGGATAACTCCACAGACTCTTACTCCAATAAAGACAAATGTGAAAACTTGAGAATAACACATAGATATGTCTTAGTTATGGAGGTATTAAAGTGA
- a CDS encoding ABC transporter ATP-binding protein: MELLRVDNIVSGYGKIEVLKGVSIEVRKDEIVCILGANGAGKTTLANTIMGLVSLKKGSIYFLGKDISNYPIHERVKLGLAQVPEGRKIFPKLTVLENLEMGAFLVKDVKAKKEDIEYVFSLFPILYERREQKAGTLSGGEQQMLAISRALMSRPKVMILDEPSMGLAVKAINLIFKVLLDLKKNMSLLLIEQNANKALEIGDRGYVIETGRIVLSGDRDTLKTSEEVKKAYLG, encoded by the coding sequence ATGGAACTTTTGAGAGTAGATAATATAGTATCCGGGTATGGAAAAATAGAAGTTTTAAAAGGAGTTTCAATAGAAGTTCGCAAGGATGAGATTGTTTGTATTCTTGGAGCGAACGGTGCTGGTAAAACTACACTAGCCAACACCATAATGGGTCTTGTGAGTTTGAAAAAGGGTAGTATCTACTTTCTGGGGAAGGATATATCAAACTATCCTATTCATGAAAGAGTTAAGCTTGGACTTGCCCAAGTTCCAGAAGGTAGAAAGATATTTCCAAAACTAACTGTTCTAGAAAACCTTGAGATGGGTGCGTTCCTAGTAAAAGATGTAAAAGCCAAGAAAGAGGACATTGAATATGTTTTCTCACTCTTTCCGATTCTTTACGAAAGGCGAGAGCAGAAAGCAGGAACTTTGAGTGGAGGAGAGCAACAGATGTTGGCTATCTCAAGAGCACTTATGTCAAGACCTAAGGTTATGATCCTTGATGAACCCTCAATGGGACTTGCGGTGAAGGCTATAAACCTAATATTCAAGGTTCTTCTCGACCTAAAGAAAAATATGTCCCTCCTGCTTATAGAGCAGAATGCAAACAAAGCACTAGAGATAGGGGATAGGGGATATGTTATTGAGACTGGTAGGATAGTGTTGAGTGGAGATAGAGATACTTTAAAAACATCAGAAGAAGTTAAGAAGGCATATCTAGGATGA